CTTCTGAAAGAGAAACTGGCTGGGTTACCCCAGAGATTCCTCGAGGATTCTTCACGACAACAAACAGGGTGCAGTACTCTCCGGAAGAGGATTTTTTCCAGGGAGAAGAGGTAGTCGAGGATGACGACGATGTCACCTTCATCTGGGAGGGCACTCACCGACAGGAGGATGAAGATGACGACGATGAAGATGAGCCAATAACAGTTCTCAACCCAGAGTATAAGCACGAGTTCACTACGTATGGACATCATGTCCGAACAAACAATGATGATGCAGTTGAACACGATGTTGCAGCAGATGATgattatgactatgatgatgtgCCACCGCTCCAAAATTTTCAAACCAATCCACTGACACATCGTCACAACACTGGATTACCACCACGTCCACCTGCTGCACCCCAAAATAGAGCTCAGCGTCCACCTGCTGCACCAAAAAACAGAGCTCCAAGCAGACCTGCTGCATCAACTTCGATACTGCGACCACCAACGGTGCCTCGGTCAAAAGTCAAGAGCAGGTACAAATCCTCCTCACTATTGCCGCCACGAGATCCTCAACTACACAGATCTGCTATAGCCCCGCCATGTCCAATACAACCCGGCAAGCTGCAAACACCATCGGGTGAATGACTCTACACACATGTAAGTTTATGTTCTGAAAAAATTAATAATAGTTGCAGTCCATTCAAATAACATTGCAGTGCACACTAATATTTCTTGTGAGGTTTGACCTAGCATCTAATACATTGAATTCTTCTGAAAACTGAGGAACATTGCAATGCTTTATTAAACTCGTATGCACTCCTCGTATTTAAAAAACAGAACAGAACAAATTATCTCATAGAGCATTGCACTTAATGCAGGATAAAAACATGCCGCTGAACCTCATACCTGCCGCTGGAAAGAAGTTCACCACGTACGACAAGGCATGGGACTTCTACAACAATTATGCAAGATGTGCAGGGTTTGGCATACGCAAGAGGGAAAAACACAGGACAAATGCCTACACTGTCTCCTCAAGAGAAGGGACGCACAAGCAGACTGTGTCAGATTATCACCGGAAACGTCAAAAGACATCAAAAAGGATTGACTACAAGGCAAAGATTAGAGTCAAAAAGAGGAAGGATGGCAAATTTGTGATACAAATGGTTGAACTCAACCACAATCACAAGATGCTGGAAAGCCCTGGGATGCTTTTGCACATGCGATCGCACAAAAAAGATGATCCTTTGATAGACCAGTTAGTGAAAGACATGCAACTGGACAACCACACACACGCTCAGATGATGTCAACGCTGTCGCGTATGTCCGGTGGTCTACAGTACATGGGACATACTAGCCGCGACTGGGTAAACAAGTAAGCACATCACAAACCATATCGCTTGAGCATCATGTCGGTAATTATTTCCTATTTGATGAGATGGGTTTGCATTGCGTTTGAAAATGCAGGAAACAAAAGTTTGCCTGAGAAGAGTCCCAAGATGACGTCAAGAAACTTCTGGATTTCTTCGAGAATATGCAGAAGATAAACCCAGAGTTCCTCTATGATTATGATGTTGATGCAGATAACCGTGTAAGAAACATCTTTTGGGCCAACGCCAGTTGCAAAGGATCGTATGAAGATTTTGGAGACTGCGTTACATTTGACACAACGTATAAAACTAACAAATTCCACATGCCGCTGGGAGTCTTCGTGGGAGTGAACCATCATCTACAGAGCACCACATTTGCTATTGCACTCGTGCGAGATGAAACAATACCGTTGTTTGAGTGGGTTTTCAAAACATTTCTCCGGTGTAAGAACAACAAGCTGCCAATCTGCATGCTCACAGGTACAAAAAAAACACCTGCATACTTACGTTTGTTTGGTGCACTTATATTTCTTCCATCTATCTTATACACACACAAACAACTTAATAAAAAAACACTACTTGTGCCTTCTCAGACCAGTGTTCTTCGATGAAGGCAGCATTAAAAACTATCCTCCCACATACTCTGCATAAGTTGTGTCGGTGGCATATCATGAAGAAGTACAAAGACCACCTCGCCTTGCTGTATAAGGCGCATGAGAAACTCAAGGATGACCTCAATGCGGTGCTGAACCACCCACTAATGCCGTCAGAATTTGAACGACCATGGAAGGACCTCATTCAGAGATACAACTTGCAAGACGACGAAGTGATGAATTCGCTGTGGGATGACAGGCACGAGTGGATCTCGGCTTACTACAAGGAAATTTTCTGTGCTCGGATGACTTCCACACAGAGAAGCGAGAGCATGAACTGCATACTGAAGAAAAACTTTGTCAAAGAGAAGCATGATCTCCATCTGTTTGCTCAGCAGGTGGACAAGTGCATTCAGACCCGGAATGCCGTCGAGCACGCAGAGATAGTAGCAAATGAGGTAAACAAAATGTCAATCAAAAACTACTAAAAATATAACTAAAAAACTAACAATTTTTTCATTTCTCTGGTTCGTAACAGTGCATTTCTGATCATGCAGTCAGAGGTAAAGACAACAACCCAGTTTGGGTTCGAAGTTCAGCTATCAAAAGTGTATACAAGGGCAGTGTTTGCAGATTTCAAAGAAACACTCTACCGTAGCACTGCATTCAGAGCAGAACGGTGCCCTGAGAACCCGACAAAGTATCTCGTACACCACTACAACAGATCGGATGCATTTGACTGGGCAATGCATAATTTCCAAGTGGTCGCCGATGAACAGAAAGGTGTCCACGAATGTGAGTGCAAACTCTGGACACACACAGGTGAGAATCCTATCACAAAAAATTCTATTTTCTGATAGTCATGCATGAAAGCTCACTTACTGAACTTTAAAAGTCCACATGCATGACTAATTCACAAAACCAAATGAAGTTCACTTCTTTAAAATGAACAAATAACGAAAAAATATGTGTTTATTAATTTCATGCAGTTCACTTACAAAACAAAGAAATCATGTGTTGTCTGTAGGGCTCTTTTGCGTCCATGTGTTATGCATGCTTTCTCATTTGAGAGTACTCAAGATTCCTGAGGTGTACATCATGAAAACATACACCCGTAACGCAAGATCAAATGCAACGTTTGACAGAAGAGACTATGAACAAACAGCACCAGATGGAACCTCGCTTTTTTGCCGTACAAAATTGCTGACAGAAACAGCAATGGACCTTGCAAACAAAGCGACAAGGTCCGACGCTGGGTGCCACAGAGCATTGTCTGGTATGAGGGCACTGATCGAGGAAGTTGATGTGctcaacgaagaagaagaagaagaagaagaagcaaaacTAAAGCAAGTAGAGAAATCCCAACATGACAATAATGCCGAGCAAGTAGAAAATACCGAACACAACGAAACTGGTGCTATCAAAAAGAAACAATTCTTTCACCTCCTATTTCAAACACAAGAGGAAGGAAGAAAGGGGGCGACGCTACCCAGAAAAAGTTTGCATGCAAGGAGAAAAATGATGACAAAAACAGTAAGCCACAGCCTACTCTGGACAGTGATGGTCACCCACTGGGAATAAGAAAGTGCAAGACATGTAATGAAATCAGCGGCCACAATTCCAGGACATGTACAAAAATACATGAACAAGAAAACCGAGGACACGGCGATGCACAACCAAACAGAAATTCCACTCACAACACTAAGAAATGGACGAAACCGAGACATTGTAGCATCTGCAAAAAGAGGAAGAGACACAATTCGAGAACCTGCCCCAAAAGAACAAGATCAAAAAATGAGGAAGATGAAGAAGATGGTGACACAACTGAAGAAGAAATGGCTTATGAAGAAGcagatgaagaagaggaggaagaagagagtgaagaggacgaagaacatgaagaaacTGAAGAAGCAGTGCCTTATGAAGAAACAGATGATGAAgatgaggaagaggaagaagagagtgaagaggacgaagaacatgaagaaacAATGCCAACAAGACCACCACAAGGGAATGCTGTTGTACAAAAACAACCGAGAAGGACACCACTTTCAAAAAACAAGGTAGGAGCATGAAAGGATGTAGTTCACAGTGCTGGAAAAGAAAAGCCACCATCAACCAGCACGCGGGGAGCAAAGAAGGATGCAGTTCACAATGCTGGAAAACGATAGCCGCCATCAACCAGCACATGGGGAGCAAAGAAGGATGCAGTTCACAGCACTCAAAAACAAAAGCCACAATCAACCAGCACGCGGGGAGCAAAGAAGGATGCAGTTCACAGCACTGTAAAACAAAAGCAGCCATCAACCAGCACGCGGGGAGCAAAGAAGGATGCAGTTCACAGCGCTGAAAAACAAAAGCCGCCATCAACCACCACGCGAGGGACTACAAACACAACGGTGCAGAGACAAGAACCAACAACACCGCCACGGAAAACAAAAGAAAGTGCGACATTAGACACGCTCCAGTCACCGCGGAGAAGCAGCAGGTTAACGACCAAATAGATGAACTTCAATAAATTAATCATATGCATAGCAGTTTGCTTATCTGTATGACTTATGTATCAGTTTAAATTTTGTGTAAACACAAATTTCCCACTGACTATGAGTTATTAAACTAAACCATGTAAAGAGAAATGGTGTATAGAGTATACCATATATATAGCAGTCTAGAGTAAAACATTGACACATTTTGATCCAAAAACGATGTAAAATGCAGTTAGCTCACTGGCAGCACGAAGTTCAGAATAATAATTGAAGCGGTTCAGATCACAAAAGTGCTTATTACAAAACACATCAAAAAGATGAAGCGTTCAACACACAAAAGTACTTATTACAAATCAACCTCATAATCTTAACCAATCACGTCAAACGTGATTCTAACCGTACGATCAACAAGTTCGAAGAAGTTGAGGACAACAACTTGCTCAGACTTCAGGCCACTATCAATGACAAATTCCTTCCACCCTTTCTACAGACACAGCCGCCCGTCAACGCCTACACGGTACATGGCTGGTTTAAGGTGTCCATTACCAAGAACAACTTGGAGAATTCCCTTCTTCTTGAGCCGGAGATACCTAACAGCTCGTTGGGgaattttctgcaaaaaaaaattaaaactgTTTGGGGACGATACTAGCAGTACAATTCTCGTACTTTGCACAGACCAGTAAAAACCTACACAAAGTAGAGACACGAGCTAGATGAAGTGTACAACAGTCCAAAAAAGCAGTACAGATTAAACGCAAACTAATGTGTAGTACGGAACTTGCAAACAAGTAGTACACTTATAACTATTATGAAGTTCTTGAGACTACCTGCATGTAGTACACAAAATACAATCGGGGAAAATTGTGGAAACTAGTAGTGCTCATCTAGTATCTAAGCAGTTCACATATTGTAAGCATGCAAATTAAAACACGAGCTCCATGCAcacaagcaaaaaaataaaaacaagatATAAGTACAAAGTGCAGTACACTTCAATAAAACAAAATAAGTGCATTCCTAAAAACTAGAAGTTCAGACTAGTATGGAATTatacaaaaaaatagaaaacacgaAGAAAAAATCAGATCAAGCAAAaaataccatcttgtagtgagtCTCCACATCTGTTGGCGTAAGCTGATGGACAAAAGGACTTGTGCGGCCAAGGCCACGGTGAAGCAGGGCGGAATAGAATGTAGAAACGTTGATGTGGCCCATATCCAATCCTTCCGTGAATACTGTGCCATATGCAAGCTGCTCCGCTCGCCCAGCTCGGCACAATACCTTCCCCCCACGACGAGCACGACGGGCCTGCGACCAAGCTGAGCAATCGCAGTGCATCGGCACCCACAACCATGGCCGCAGCAGGAGAGATTCGCGCAGGGGCCTGGAGCCATCGCAACAAAAACctagaaaaggaaaaaaataaagagaggcTAGAGAAAGGAGAGAAGTTGCGGCTAGAGGAGAAATGAACTGCAAAGGAAGGGTAGAAGTTGGCCTACATTTATAGAAGAGGAATGCAAAAAGGTCAAAACTGAAAATTAAAGGGGAGTTAATGGAAATTATGTTACCAAGAATGAAGGAAAATCAATAAAGGCTTATGTTATCAAAGAAAAAGGAACCAAAAAAGAAGGTGTACTTTGACTGCAGCAATTCCCATGAACTAACCGTAGATCATTAAATAATAATTCTCTAAAAAATTATAATCCACAGACCATTTTAGGTTTGCAGTTCTCCAAAGTCTTACCAGGAAGTTCACTATATGTGTGCATGAAGTGCAGTACATGCTCAAAATGAAGCACAAGAGAAGCACTTTCGCGCAGTGCACAACCCAGAATTAGTGCACCTGATGCAGTCCTTAAATGTAAGTCATGCAGTCCACAGCGTTGGCATAACCAGTCACAACTTTGGCACAAAGAAGGATGCACGCAGTGCAAAATGTGTACACCTGCAGCACAGGACTATGACGAGTGCAGTGCACATAGAGGCAACAAAGCAGTGCACACCCGTACACTAGAAAAAATGATACGTAAGAAGGAaaaaacaataaagaaaaatGCTACCCATGCAGTGCACAAAAATGTAGCACAAACATGTGTAGTACGGAATGCGTGCATATGTAGTACAGAACCCTGATCAATGCAGGGCACGGATGTTTTGCTAAGCAGTGCACGCCCCTACATTGAAAAAAAATACTTAAGAGAGAAAATACAAAGAAAAAAATGACCACCACAGGTGCACCCGGCCCCAGCCAATCTTGTAGTAGGTCTGTGCCCACAGAAGGAGAGTCGTTCTGGGTCACAATGCATGGGGCCGGGCACACATGGGCCCACAGGCCATAGAGCATACAGCAGCGAGCGCCGTGTATAAGCGCCCAAATAAGTAAACAGAGGAGTTCGATACGGTTGCCTCGCCAGCGCTTATAAAGAGGTCGGGCGCGCCTTCCGcgggcaaggtgggactaaacattaggCTACACACAACGCATCGGGAACCAGCCGTGTTCACAGGCCGACTTGGGCCCAATGCGTCTTCACTCCCCGAACACAGGCCCAACAAGGCCCACTAAGAAAAAacaataagttcaaaaaaaacaTTAAAGAAAAATGAGAAACATTTTATAAAtgaataacaacaacaacaaaaatgtgTGTGGGCAATGCCAGAAATTACAGTTCGCTATTAATAAATAAAACGCAGGAAGCCCAAAGTCAACGTACAAATGCAGTCTGCGACGTACAACAATGCAGTTCTCCACGTGGAAGCACGAAGTATTCTTTTTTCTGAAATGCAGTTCTCTTTCTACTGCATTGCAGTACGGCTAAAATGAAGAATGCAGCCCCGTTAGTTAAGCAAAGCAGTCCAACACCCCTACCAACACAACCCTCCATCAACACAAAAGCCGCATTAccataaaaagagaaaaaaagaaagaactCCATCAAGAAACTAAATGTGCGTACATCTGTATGAATCCTAATGCGATATAATTCAGTGTACAAGGAATAAATTTCACTTCCATGCAGTACACTATGTGGACATACGGAGTTCTGTTCTGATAGCAAAGAAGTGCACTTACTAGGATAATTCACCGAAAACACAATAATCACATTTTCTGACAGTTGCGTGCATACCTAACCTAGTCACGAAAAAAGAGGCGACGACGTTCCGGATTTCCAACGCACTAACAGAGCCTCCTCATAGCAGAACCTCTCTGAAGTTGCCACGTAACTAAAAACAGAGCCCCACCATGCTACCACCCCGCTCCACCTCTCCCACGTCCTGTCAAGGAGAGCAGAGGACAAAACATAACTGCTTCGTCCCCCCAAAACCCATTGCATCTTCTTCTCCACACTTCCTTTCACTAACCTCTCTCTCCAGAACAAACacgagagagaagaggagagtcATGGCGGATGCACCTCTGTACAAGCAGCGCCGCAGGTACACCAGGGAGCTCCACGACGTCGACCTCCATGAAAACCACAAGCTCCACGTCGTTTGCACAAGCAAAGGTGAAGACGTGGACAAGATGTTGTCCACGCTCAGGAGGAAGCTCGGCGGAATGCCCGTCAAACTAGTCTGCATTGATGTCGAGTACACGCACTACGTGAAGTCACAGCGGGCAGCAGTGCTCCAGCTATGCGTAGAAAAAGAATGCCTTGTCTACCACATCTCTGCAGCTAAAGACAGGTCAGAATAACTATCAATCTGTACTATTGCTTGTTAATATTGATTTTAAATTTTCTTCACTTCAATTGCCAAATATTTAAACTTTGGTTCTCATTTTGAAAAGCATGGCATATGAATTCATTGACAGTTTTCATCTGGCTCCATGTATGTCACTCATGTGTTCAATTCTTGAATTATATGATCTAGCAATACACgcagttttattttgttttacaaAATACAAACTATTTGACTGAACAATAGAAAACTGCAACATTACTATACAAAACATGTATGAAATTCAGTTCAAGAATACAAGCATGCACAAAACATGCATTTTTATGCAATATATTATCAGATTTACTAGTTATGCTGAACAAAGTATTAGCAACTACTCAATGCAACAGATTCAGATATTCATATTGCAGTTCAGTttcagaaaaaacaaaaaaacattgGTAGTTCTAAGAAAATAAACTATATTCACTTTATACAAACATCTTGCAGGCCAATGgaactagacaaattcctcatgaATGGTGAGTACACCTTCGTCAGATTCGCCATTGAAGGAGACAAAAGCAAGCTGAAGCTATCTGGTTTGGAGATCAACTCCGACAACTACATTGATATTTAGGTGGAATGGAGAGACCCATACAATAAAAAGAAGTTTGACTCTTTGGCTGATGTTGTCGGCAGGATGATAGACATTCACTACCATgacatgaagaaaaaaattaacCGCAAGGAGGACCATACTCTCTGGGGATACTGCCCACTGCCAGAAAAGCTTATCAAGTATGCAGCAATAGATGCATTCGCAACATATGAGTCATGGAGAATCATCTACGATGTCATCATGGGACTGGACAGGGCAAaaagagacaaagaagcaaagcagaagaagaacaaggctgtaATCCAATACAGCAACTAGAAATAATCAGGGCTATGTTTCAGTTTCACTTTACTTTAGTCGTTGTGTTGttctttgtttcatgtatgcaAACTTTTGATTATGTTCGTTTCTTCATATCGAACATTTCTTTTGTAAAAACAATGTCCTTTTAGAATTATCATCAAATTTTCTTTCTGTTGTTTGCTTATGTATCGTCAGTTTGCTTGTGATCAATTGCTTTCGCTGAAATTAGTTTGTGTTAGAACAAGTATCCagaaaactttgaaaaatttaaTGTGTGATACCAAAACATACTATTCACATACAAAACATATTCAAAAACAACGTTAAAAAAATTAAGTAATCTGACTACAACTCATACCTAAAACAGAAAGATTAATGCAGTTCACAATGGTAAAAAATAAGCATTACACATTTGTACACATGCAGTCCACAAAAAGTAATTGTAGAAAAAGAACATTAATATtaatatttttttaaaatatAATCCGCAGACCATTATAAAAAATGTGAATACAGTTCACATAGCAAATATAAGGCAGTTCACAAAGTGTA
The sequence above is a segment of the Aegilops tauschii subsp. strangulata cultivar AL8/78 chromosome 6, Aet v6.0, whole genome shotgun sequence genome. Coding sequences within it:
- the LOC109777795 gene encoding protein FAR1-RELATED SEQUENCE 5-like, coding for MQKINPEFLYDYDVDADNRVRNIFWANASCKGSYEDFGDCVTFDTTYKTNKFHMPLGVFVGVNHHLQSTTFAIALVRDETIPLFEWVFKTFLRCKNNKLPICMLTDQCSSMKAALKTILPHTLHKLCRWHIMKKYKDHLALLYKAHEKLKDDLNAVLNHPLMPSEFERPWKDLIQRYNLQDDEVMNSLWDDRHEWISAYYKEIFCARMTSTQRSESMNCILKKNFVKEKHDLHLFAQQVDKCIQTRNAVEHAEIVANESEVKTTTQFGFEVQLSKVYTRAVFADFKETLYRSTAFRAERCPENPTKYLVHHYNRSDAFDWAMHNFQVVADEQKGVHELHAQNEAQEKHFRAVHNPELVHLMQSLNYG
- the LOC109777794 gene encoding uncharacterized protein; the encoded protein is MADAPLYKQRRRYTRELHDVDLHENHKLHVVCTSKGEDVDKMLSTLRRKLGGMPVKLVCIDVEYTHYVKSQRAAVLQLCVEKECLVYHISAAKDRPMELDKFLMNGEYTFVRFAIEGDKSKLKLSGLEINSDNYIDI